From a single Sorghum bicolor cultivar BTx623 chromosome 5, Sorghum_bicolor_NCBIv3, whole genome shotgun sequence genomic region:
- the LOC8083015 gene encoding uncharacterized protein LOC8083015 isoform X2 has protein sequence MARVQVSAPWSWLPSELLGLVFLHLRTRADRAVFPAVCRAWCSAARQCHLPQPSPVPWIMLPGGSATSFPRGETFHLPDGASYHNSCGEWLLLSRSGYGYFLMNPFTKATVPLPSLYSYSYYREPVDFAEDYMVQENNRPGTWGYKCRHDISVVSLVVCSTRLIAAIVAVGDLGTIALCRPGAVAWSVSAREQCRWLSHMVFFQGKLYALDRNNGSEDLISIDIVDEHDNSVPRVSRIERLIEGISLPPQQDIMRRCYLVESHDTLLMIRRKLPYKREHCRARSYIIRVAGIEVFEANFEQHLWTAVRTLGNDQALFLGQGCSRAVRVSPYDLSRDCIFFLDDYINWYWKWKRETTSCGLYDMKDEKIYLPLPMVSWRSKILPATWIFSQGSQENEVVAQPEEPEVVVQEATEEEEQEEELQECPDHHPSSFEKDGQMYYGYCINCLYPVIGDA, from the exons ATGGCAAGAGTCCAAGTATCAGCGCCATGGTCGTGGCTTCCGTCAGAGCTCCTTGGCCTGGTGTTCCTCCACCTCCGGACGCGCGCTGACCGAGCCGTCTTCCCTGCCGTCTGCCGCGCGTGGTGCTCTGCGGCGCGGCAGTGCCACCTGCCCCAGCCGTCGCCGGTGCCATGGATCATGCTTCCTGGTGGTAGTGCCACCAGCTTCCCTCGCGGTGAGACCTTCCATCTCCCAGACGGCGCAAGCTACCACAACTCCTGTGGCGAGTGGCTGCTCCTGTCGCGCAGTGGCTATGGCTACTTCCTGATGAACCCCTTTACCAAAGCCACTGTGCCGCTTCCCAGCCTGTATTCGTACAGCTACTACCGAGAGCCTGTAGATTTCGCCGAAGACTATATGGTCCAAGAGAATAACAGGCCAGGCACGTGGGGCTACAAGTGCCGTCATGACATATCTGTAGTCTCGCTAGTTGTGTGCTCCACACGCCTCATCGCTGCCATAGTCGCTGTTGGGGATCTTGGTACAATTGCGCTGTGCCGACCAGGGGCTGTTGCATGGTCAGTGAGCGCACGTGAGCAGTGCAGGTGGCTCTCACACATGGTCTTCTTCCAAGGGAAACTCTACGCTCTAGATAGAAACAATGGCTCTGAGGATCTTATTTCCATTGACATTGTCGATGAGCATGACAACAGTGTGCCAAGGGTGTCTAGAATTGAGCGCCTCATTGAGGGAATTTCCTTGCCACCCCAACAAGATATCATGCGCAGGTGTTACCTTGTTGAATCCCATGACACACTGCTAATGATCCGCAGAAAACTTCCATACAAAAGGGAGCACTGCAGAGCAAGAAGCTACATCATTCGTGTGGCTGGTATTGAAGTGTTCGAGGCCAATTTTGAGCAGCACTTGTGGACTGCGGTGAGGACTCTGGGTAATGACCAAGCGTTGTTCCTTGGGCAAGGGTGCTCCAGAGCTGTCCGTGTGTCTCCCTATGATCTTTCACGGGACTGTATCTTCTTCCTGGATGATTATATCAACTGGTATTGGAAATGGAAGAGAGAAACTACATCTTGTGGATTGTATGACATGAAAGATGAGAAGATTTATTTGCCCTTGCCTATGGTATCATGGAGGAGTAAAATATTGCCAGCAACCTGGATATTCTCACAGG gatcGCAGGAGAATGAGGTGGTAGCCCAACCTGAGGAGCCAGAAGTGGTGGTGCAGGAGGCCACCGAGgaagaagagcaagaagaggaactgcaggagtgcccggatcatCATCCTAGCtcatttgagaaag atggtcaaatgtactatgggtaTTGCATTAACTGTCTCTACCCAGTTATAGGTGATGCATAG
- the LOC110435664 gene encoding uncharacterized protein LOC110435664 isoform X1 — protein sequence MVFLQGKIYALDRSAMPMPGYLIAIDIVDEYDSEPRVSRIECVIEGISFPLQEKFFWVPYLLEFHGTLLMVCKKLSYKIEHQSGNFSIIFVAGGSGFVVFEANLERHLWAEMKTLGNDQALFLGRGCSRAVHVSPYDLSRDCIFFLDDFTGYWKKTTTACELYDMKDEKIYSPLPMVSRKSGKVPAIWIFSPGEIGKAANGRGDGM from the exons ATGGTCTTCTTGCAAGGGAAGATCTACGCTCTTGACCGCAGCGCCATGCCCATGCCTGGGTATCTTATTGCTATAGACATTGTGGATGAGTATGACAGTGAGCCAAGGGTGTCTCGGATTGAGTGCGTCATCGAGGGAATCTCATTTCCACTCCAAGAAAAGTTCTTCTGGGTGCCTTATCTCCTTGAATTCCATGGCACACTGCTAATGGTCTGCAAAAAACTTTCCTATAAAATAGAGCACCAATCTGGAAATTTCTCTATCATTTTTGTGGCTGGTGGTAGTGGGTTTGTAGTGTTTGAGGCTAATCTTGAGCGGCACTTGTGGGCTGAGATGAAGACTTTGGGGAATGACCAAGCATTGTTCCTTGGGCGAGGGTGCTCCAGAGCTGTCCATGTGTCTCCCTACGATCTTTCACGGGACTGTATCTTTTTCCTGGATGATTTCACTGGGTATTGGAAGAAAACAACTACAGCTTGTGAACTGTATGACATGAAAGATGAGAAGATCTATTCACCCTTGCCTATGGTATCACGTAAGAGTGGAAAAGTTCCTGCAATCTGGATATTCTCACCGG GTGAGATAGGTAAAGCTGCAAACGGCAGGGGAGATGGAATGTGA
- the LOC8083016 gene encoding root phototropism protein 2: protein MAASSMDRITQWVSSQVQQVSADLTVRIADSVFPLHKAVMVPKCGYIRRAVAAAAAVATSQTQGPGPASVELDLSALPGGADAFEKAARYCYGGSLEITARDAAAVRCAAAFLDAPDLARRAEDYLAQTALRSLPGAAAVLRSCECEALLRAAEETGVARRAADAVALGVCNEALFPTARAAPGWWVAELAALSPASFRKVVTALRCRRAGPEVVAAAAVAYAERVLAGVLAPAAPGRRDAVVVVARNADADADRRALLEAVVDALPPAADAPLPAAFLCRLLHAVVTAEASAKTCRDMELRVAGVLHQATAGDLLGVALDGAGERVRNADTVRRVVAAFVERPQTQEGRRASLAGGPAAGELGALEKVAKTVDEVAAEMATEESLGISKFVGVAGAVPKDARASHDCLYRAVDMYLKTHPGLDEIEREKVCSVMDPLRLSYQARLHASQNKRLPLQAVLSALYYDQLKLRSADGGGGDGAEGGAGWEPQSAAGKARAQARADASLARENEALRSELARMRAYVSGMQQHSKGSGSRSSSASLVPASAAGKKASFLGSVSRTLSRLNPFKGGWAKDTASIADGRDRSAMHVVKPKRRRKHDKWVADNWGAPAASLPRLTKRIMGRFFLAELMSKKKQRSPPWSHLTPELLALVFLCLPRCADRALFTAVCGAWRSAVQQCRLQPSPVPWLVLPERR from the exons ATGGCTGCTTCCTCCATGGACAGGATCACCCAGTG GGTGTCCTCCCAGGTCCAGCAGGTCTCCGCCGACCTCACCGTCAGGATCGCCGACTCCGTCTTCCCTCTCCACAAG GCGGTGATGGTGCCCAAGTGCGGCTACATCCGCCGGGCcgtggcagcggcggcggcggtggcgacgAGCCAGACGCAGGGCCCGGGGCCCGCCTCCGTCGAGCTGGACCTCTCGGCGCTGCCGGGCGGCGCCGACGCCTTCGAGAAGGCGGCGCGCTACTGCTACGGGGGCAGCCTGGAGATCACGGCGCGCGACGCGGCGGCGGTCCGCTGCGCCGCGGCGTTCCTCGACGCCCCGGACCTGGCGCGCCGCGCCGAGGACTACCTCGCGCAGACCGCGCTCCGGTCGCTGccaggcgccgccgccgtgctgcGGTCCTGCGAGTGCGAGGCGCTGCTCCGGGCCGCCGAGGAGACCGGCGTCGCGCGCCGCGCCGCGGACGCCGTCGCGCTCGGGGTCTGCAACGAGGCGCTGTTCCCGACGGCGCGGGCGGCACCTGGGTGGTGGGTGGCCGAGCTCGCCGCGCTGTCGCCCGCGTCGTTCCGGAAGGTGGTCACCGCGCTGCGGTGCCGCCGCGCGGGTCCGGAGGTGGTGGCCGCCGCGGCCGTCGCGTACGCGGAGCGCGTCCTGGCCGGGGTCCTCGCACCCGCTGCGCCCGGCCGCCGggacgccgtcgtcgtcgtcgcgagGAACGCGGACGCGGACGCGGACCGGCGGGCGCTGCTTGAGGCCGTCGTGGACGCGCTGCCTCCCGCGGCCGACGCGCCGCTCCCGGCCGCGTTCCTCTGCCGCCTCCTGCACGCCGTGGTCACCGCCGAGGCGTCCGCCAAGACGTGCCGCGACATGGAGCTCCGCGTGGCGGGCGTGCTGCACCAGGCCACCGCGGGGGACCTGCTGGGCGTCGCGCTCGACGGCGCCGGGGAGCGCGTCCGGAACGCGGACACCGTGCGCCGCGTCGTGGCCGCGTTCGTCGAGCGGCCGCAGACGCAGGAGGGCCGGCGGGCGTCGCTGGCCGGAGGACCAGCAGCAGGCGAGCTCGGCGCGCTGGAGAAGGTggcgaagacggtggacgaggtGGCGGCGGAGATGGCGACGGAGGAGTCGCTGGGCATCTCCAAGTTCGTGGGCGTGGCGGGCGCGGTGCCCAAGGACGCGCGGGCGTCGCACGACTGCCTGTACCGCGCCGTGGACATGTACCTGAAGACGCACCCGGGGCTGGACGAGATCGAGAGGGAGAAGGTGTGCAGCGTCATGGACCCGCTCAGGCTCTCGTACCAGGCGCGCCTGCACGCGTCGCAGAACAAGCGCCTGCCGCTGCAGGCCGTGCTCAGCGCGCTCTACTACGACCAGCTCAAGCTCCGCAgcgccgacggcggcggcggcgatggtgCGGAGGGAGGAGCAGGGTGGGAGCCGCAGTCGGCCGCCGGGAAGGCTCGAGCGCAGGCGCGGGCGGACGCGTCGCTGGCGAGGGAGAACGAGGCGCTGAGGTCGGAGCTGGCGAGGATGCGGGCGTACGTGTCGGGGATGCAGCAGCACAGCAAGGGGAGCGGGTCGAGGTCGTCGTCGGCGTCGCTGGtgccggcgtcggcggcggggaAGAAGGCGAGCTTCTTGGGGTCGGTGTCACGGACGTTGAGCCGGCTGAACCCGTTCAAGGGCGGGTGGGCCAAGGACACGGCCAGCATCGCCGACGGACGTGACAGGAGCGCCATGCATGTGGTCAAGCCCAAGAGGAGAAG AAAGCACGACAAATGGGTTGCGGATAACTGGGGAGCACCTGCAGCAAGTCTGCCGAGACTGACAAAGAGGATCATGGGACGCTTCTTCCTGGCAGAGCT GATGTCGAAGAAGAAGCAAAGATCACCGCCATGGTCTCACCTCACTCCAGAGCTCCTCGCCCTGGTGTTCCTCTGCCTCCCTAGGTGTGCAGATCGTGCCTTGTTTACAGCCGTCTGCGGCGCTTGGCGCTCTGCGGTGCAGCAGTGCCGCCTGCAGCCGTCGCCAGTGCCGTGGCTCGTACTTCCCGAGCGGCGGTGA
- the LOC8083015 gene encoding uncharacterized protein LOC8083015 isoform X1: protein MLLGLRFVKKNHPVRLIAINQRMARVQVSAPWSWLPSELLGLVFLHLRTRADRAVFPAVCRAWCSAARQCHLPQPSPVPWIMLPGGSATSFPRGETFHLPDGASYHNSCGEWLLLSRSGYGYFLMNPFTKATVPLPSLYSYSYYREPVDFAEDYMVQENNRPGTWGYKCRHDISVVSLVVCSTRLIAAIVAVGDLGTIALCRPGAVAWSVSAREQCRWLSHMVFFQGKLYALDRNNGSEDLISIDIVDEHDNSVPRVSRIERLIEGISLPPQQDIMRRCYLVESHDTLLMIRRKLPYKREHCRARSYIIRVAGIEVFEANFEQHLWTAVRTLGNDQALFLGQGCSRAVRVSPYDLSRDCIFFLDDYINWYWKWKRETTSCGLYDMKDEKIYLPLPMVSWRSKILPATWIFSQGSQENEVVAQPEEPEVVVQEATEEEEQEEELQECPDHHPSSFEKDGQMYYGYCINCLYPVIGDA, encoded by the exons ATGCTTTTGGGTTTAAGATTTGTGAAGAAGAACCATCCAGTGCGTTTGATAGCAATCAATCAAAG GATGGCAAGAGTCCAAGTATCAGCGCCATGGTCGTGGCTTCCGTCAGAGCTCCTTGGCCTGGTGTTCCTCCACCTCCGGACGCGCGCTGACCGAGCCGTCTTCCCTGCCGTCTGCCGCGCGTGGTGCTCTGCGGCGCGGCAGTGCCACCTGCCCCAGCCGTCGCCGGTGCCATGGATCATGCTTCCTGGTGGTAGTGCCACCAGCTTCCCTCGCGGTGAGACCTTCCATCTCCCAGACGGCGCAAGCTACCACAACTCCTGTGGCGAGTGGCTGCTCCTGTCGCGCAGTGGCTATGGCTACTTCCTGATGAACCCCTTTACCAAAGCCACTGTGCCGCTTCCCAGCCTGTATTCGTACAGCTACTACCGAGAGCCTGTAGATTTCGCCGAAGACTATATGGTCCAAGAGAATAACAGGCCAGGCACGTGGGGCTACAAGTGCCGTCATGACATATCTGTAGTCTCGCTAGTTGTGTGCTCCACACGCCTCATCGCTGCCATAGTCGCTGTTGGGGATCTTGGTACAATTGCGCTGTGCCGACCAGGGGCTGTTGCATGGTCAGTGAGCGCACGTGAGCAGTGCAGGTGGCTCTCACACATGGTCTTCTTCCAAGGGAAACTCTACGCTCTAGATAGAAACAATGGCTCTGAGGATCTTATTTCCATTGACATTGTCGATGAGCATGACAACAGTGTGCCAAGGGTGTCTAGAATTGAGCGCCTCATTGAGGGAATTTCCTTGCCACCCCAACAAGATATCATGCGCAGGTGTTACCTTGTTGAATCCCATGACACACTGCTAATGATCCGCAGAAAACTTCCATACAAAAGGGAGCACTGCAGAGCAAGAAGCTACATCATTCGTGTGGCTGGTATTGAAGTGTTCGAGGCCAATTTTGAGCAGCACTTGTGGACTGCGGTGAGGACTCTGGGTAATGACCAAGCGTTGTTCCTTGGGCAAGGGTGCTCCAGAGCTGTCCGTGTGTCTCCCTATGATCTTTCACGGGACTGTATCTTCTTCCTGGATGATTATATCAACTGGTATTGGAAATGGAAGAGAGAAACTACATCTTGTGGATTGTATGACATGAAAGATGAGAAGATTTATTTGCCCTTGCCTATGGTATCATGGAGGAGTAAAATATTGCCAGCAACCTGGATATTCTCACAGG gatcGCAGGAGAATGAGGTGGTAGCCCAACCTGAGGAGCCAGAAGTGGTGGTGCAGGAGGCCACCGAGgaagaagagcaagaagaggaactgcaggagtgcccggatcatCATCCTAGCtcatttgagaaag atggtcaaatgtactatgggtaTTGCATTAACTGTCTCTACCCAGTTATAGGTGATGCATAG
- the LOC110435664 gene encoding F-box protein At2g05970-like isoform X2, translating to MPSRMGEVQGSPSPPWSDLPSELLGLVFLRLPTRADRAFFHAVCRTWCSAARHCRLPPPSPVPWLVLPDGSATSFPRGETFQLPTGMRHHNSYGEWLLLSRNDGSCLLMNQFTKATMPLPSLSSHSYYQEPVGGNEDYLVPEVRGTWLDNKDKDEILVTSLVVCSTRLIAAIVAIRSYSTIALC from the exons ATGCCTTCAAG GATGGGGGAAGTGCAAGGCTCACCGTCACCGCCATGGTCGGACCTCCCTTCGGAGCTCCTCGGCCTGGTGTTCCTCCGCCTCCCCACTCGTGCTGACCGGGCCTTCTTTCATGCCGTTTGCCGAACGTGGTGCTCCGCGGCGCGACACTGTCGCTTGCCCCCGCCATCGCCGGTGCCGTGGCTCGTGCTTCCTGACGGCAGCGCCACCAGCTTCCCTCGTGGCGAGACCTTCCAGCTCCCGACCGGCATGCGCCACCACAACTCTTATGGCGAGTGGCTTCTCCTGTCACGCAATGACGGCAGCTGCTTGCTGATGAACCAGTTCACCAAGGCCACTATGCCCCTTCCTAGCCTGTCTTCGCACAGCTACTACCAAGAGCCTGTGGGAGGCAACGAAGATTATCTGGTTCCTGAGGTGCGAGGCACCTGGTTGGACAACAAAGACAAAGATGAAATATTAGTAACCTCCTTGGTTGTGTGCTCCACGCGCCTCATCGCTGCCATAGTTGCTATTAGGTCTTACAGTACAATTGCTCTGTGCTGA